The genomic stretch GTCGAGCACCTGAATCAGGCGTTCCAGCAACAGCACGTGCTCGAACTGCTGCAACAAGATCTGCCGCACCATCACCGGCAAATCATCGGATGGTGTGGCGAGCAAGGTGGGCACTTGCCGGATACCACGCATGCCTAGCGGCAATGTGATGCCAAATTCCAGTAGCAAAGCATGGATCTGATTGGTGGTTTGAATCCGCTCGGCCATGCGGGCTTCGCGCATTCGATGCAAGCTCGAAACAGCTTGTTGTTGCATTGATTTGATCGCGACATAGCGCATTGAAGGACGACAAGCGGCTTCGCAGATGGCGTGTGCGTCGATGAAGTCGTTCTTGTTGCCTGTGACGAAGGGGCGAATGTACTGAGGGGCAATCAGCTGGGCGTGATGTCCGAATTCGATGAGTTTGCGCGCCAGCCAGTGCGCACCGGCGCACGCTTCCATCACAATACGGCAAGGTGGATGCGTCGCAAGAAACTCGATCAAGCCTGTGCGGGTGAATTGGCGCTTGTAGAGAACGTGCCCTGCCACATCCTGTGCGACAGCGTGAAAAGTGTGTTTGCCAATATCAAGCCCAATCAAAGTTGCAGTTGCCATGATGATCTCCTCGCCAGAAAAGAAAACAGCCCCTACAGCTTACGCCTGCAGGGGCTGGTTCTGGCTGACCATCACATTAAGCCCCTTGCGGGGCTTTTTATTGGTCGATCAATTAATTATTGACCATATGTTTCTTTGTATTCACGACCGTAGAAGCTATCGAGCAATACCTGTTTCAACTCAGTGATCAATGGGAAGCGTGGGTTAGCACCGGTACATTGGTCATCAAACGCTTCTTCCGCAATGCGATCAACTTTAGCCAAGAAGTCAGCCTCGTTCACGCCAGCATCTTTAATTGAAGCTGGAATATTCAACGTCGCTTTCAGCTCATCAACCCAAGCAATCAACGCTGCAACTTTCTGGTCGTCATTTTTGCCTTGCAGGCCCAAATGTTCGGCGATGTCAGCATAACGGCATTTAGCTTGTGGGCGATCGTATTGGCTAAACGCTGTTTGTTTAGTCGGGATATCAACCGCGTTGTAGCGAATCACGTTGCTGATCAGCAAGGCATTGGCCAAGCCGTGCGCCAAGTGGAACTCGGCACCGATTTTGTGCGCCATTGAGTGACACACACCCAAGAAGGCATTGGCAAACGCCACGCCAGCGATCGTTGCTGCATTGTGCACACCTTCACGTGCAGCAGGGTCTTTCGCGCCATTGATGTAAGCAGAAGGCAAGTGCTCTTTCAGTAATTTCAAGGCTTGCAGCGCTTGTGGATCGCTAAATTCATTCGCCAATACCGACACATAAGCTTCTAGTGCGTGTGTTACCGCATCGATACCACCAAAGGCAGTTAGCGATTTTGGCATATTCATCACCAGATTCGGATCGACAATCGCCATATTTGGCGTCAATTCGTAATCGGCGATTGGGTATTTCATGCCTGTTTTTTCGTCGGTCACTACCGCAAATGGCGTTACTTCTGACCCGGTACCTGAAGTGGTTGGAATTGCGACCAATTCAGCTTTTACGCCCATTTTCGGGAATTTATAAATCCGTTTACGGATATCCATAAAGCGCAATGCCAAGTCTTCAAACGCTACATCTGGGTGCTCGTACATCACCCACATGATTTTCGCCGCATCCATTGGCGAACCACCGCCCAGAGCAATGATCACGTCTGGTTTGAAGCTATTGAGCATCGCCACGCCTTTACGCACCACGGCCAGCGTTGGATCGGCTTCAACTTCGTGGAAAACTTCAACTTCCAAGCCGTTTTGTTTTAGGATTCGGATGGTTTCGTCGACGTAACCATTGTTGAACAAGTAACGGTCGGTCACGATCGCAGCGCGTTTTTTGTTTGACAGCTCTTCAAGAGCAACTGACAAACTGCCACGGCGGAAGTAAATACTTTTTGGAAGTTTATGCCACAACATATTTTCAGCCCGTTTAGCGACAGTTTTCTTGTTGATCAAGTGTTTTGGACCCACGTTCTCAGAAATTGAGTTGCCGCCCCATGAACCACAACCCAAAGTCAGAGAAGGTGCCAGTTTGAAGTTGTACAAGTCACCGATACCGCCTTGTGAAGACGGAGTATTGATCAAAATACGTGCCGTTTTCATTTTGTCGCCAAAGTAAGCAATGCGCTCGCCTTGCAAATCTTGGTCGGTATACAGTGATGAAGTGTGGCCAATGCCGCCCAATGCCACCAGCGCTTCGGCTTTGTGAACCGCATCAAAGAAGTCTTTGGCGCGATACATCGCCAGAGTAGGGGAGAGCTTCTCGTGCGCAAATGCTTCTTCTTCGCCCACCGAGCTCACTTCACCGATCAACACTTTGGTGTAAGGCGGCACTTTAATGCCTGCCATATCTGCGATTTTCAGTGCAGACTGACCAACGATATTGGCGTTCAAATTACCGTCTTTCAAAATTACTTTACGTACGGCTTCGGTTTCTTTCTTGTTCAGAATGTAGCCGCCGTTTGCG from Chitinibacter sp. SCUT-21 encodes the following:
- a CDS encoding IS110 family transposase, with translation MATATLIGLDIGKHTFHAVAQDVAGHVLYKRQFTRTGLIEFLATHPPCRIVMEACAGAHWLARKLIEFGHHAQLIAPQYIRPFVTGNKNDFIDAHAICEAACRPSMRYVAIKSMQQQAVSSLHRMREARMAERIQTTNQIHALLLEFGITLPLGMRGIRQVPTLLATPSDDLPVMVRQILLQQFEHVLLLERLIQVLDQQIATEARSNDVATRLMTIPGIGPITASQLAADAGNAKGYGKARDFAASLGLVPRQHSTGGKAKLLGISRRGDKSLRRLLVQCAHVIMLNATRWNSAIAEWTRELMVRRHGNVVACAVANKLARVVWAILATGDEYHPHPRTLHEKQTAGRTGGE
- the adhE gene encoding bifunctional acetaldehyde-CoA/alcohol dehydrogenase, with amino-acid sequence MAVTNVQELDALVARVKKAQQLFSTFSQEQVDEIFRVAALAAADARLPLSKMAVAETGMGIVEDKVIKNHFASEYIYNAYKNEKTCGILSVDDAFGTMTIAEPIGIICGIVPTTNPTSTAIFKALIALKTRNGIIFSPHPRARKSTCEAARLVLEAAVSAGAPRDIIGWIDEPTVELSNHLMKHPDLNLILATGGPGMVKAAYSSGKPAIGVGAGNTPVVIDETADIKRAVASILMSKTFDNGVVCASEQSVIIVDSIYDQVKERFNANGGYILNKKETEAVRKVILKDGNLNANIVGQSALKIADMAGIKVPPYTKVLIGEVSSVGEEEAFAHEKLSPTLAMYRAKDFFDAVHKAEALVALGGIGHTSSLYTDQDLQGERIAYFGDKMKTARILINTPSSQGGIGDLYNFKLAPSLTLGCGSWGGNSISENVGPKHLINKKTVAKRAENMLWHKLPKSIYFRRGSLSVALEELSNKKRAAIVTDRYLFNNGYVDETIRILKQNGLEVEVFHEVEADPTLAVVRKGVAMLNSFKPDVIIALGGGSPMDAAKIMWVMYEHPDVAFEDLALRFMDIRKRIYKFPKMGVKAELVAIPTTSGTGSEVTPFAVVTDEKTGMKYPIADYELTPNMAIVDPNLVMNMPKSLTAFGGIDAVTHALEAYVSVLANEFSDPQALQALKLLKEHLPSAYINGAKDPAAREGVHNAATIAGVAFANAFLGVCHSMAHKIGAEFHLAHGLANALLISNVIRYNAVDIPTKQTAFSQYDRPQAKCRYADIAEHLGLQGKNDDQKVAALIAWVDELKATLNIPASIKDAGVNEADFLAKVDRIAEEAFDDQCTGANPRFPLITELKQVLLDSFYGREYKETYGQ